One window of Anaerolineales bacterium genomic DNA carries:
- a CDS encoding multicopper oxidase domain-containing protein has product MKNQLSRRDFLKLGAFGVIGAGGATAIMQSKGKSHSRHNLPPMQDMDHGGGVIPGTGDVDHEKNGFNPGDILTDFDYGKVSILPDGRTLREYEITVINKNIEVVPGIEYPAWTYNGRIPGPTIRCTEGDLIRITMTNGSNHPHSMHFHGFHPGNMDGVPGSGPGGYVEPGDSFTYEFDAEPFGLHLYHCHVFPLARHIAKGLYGTFIVDPKEGRSPVDREMVMVMSGFDVDFDDVNDFYAVNAIPFYYQNHPIQIKVGEKIRIYLVNILEFDLLNSFHLHANFFHYYPTGTSLTPSEFTDTIIQGQAQRGILEFSYKYPGMYMFHAHVTEFAELGWNGMFEVTE; this is encoded by the coding sequence ATGAAAAACCAACTAAGTCGGCGGGATTTCCTGAAACTGGGGGCTTTTGGTGTGATCGGGGCTGGAGGCGCAACTGCCATCATGCAGTCCAAAGGTAAATCCCACTCACGCCATAACCTCCCTCCCATGCAAGACATGGATCATGGGGGCGGTGTCATTCCTGGTACGGGGGATGTGGACCATGAAAAAAACGGCTTTAATCCGGGAGACATACTCACTGACTTCGACTATGGAAAAGTATCCATTCTTCCCGATGGCAGAACCCTGCGTGAATATGAAATCACGGTCATCAACAAGAACATAGAAGTTGTGCCTGGCATCGAATACCCCGCCTGGACGTATAACGGGCGCATTCCGGGACCGACCATTCGTTGCACGGAAGGCGACTTGATCCGCATCACGATGACCAACGGAAGCAACCATCCTCATAGCATGCACTTTCACGGTTTCCACCCGGGCAACATGGATGGCGTGCCCGGTTCGGGACCAGGCGGATATGTCGAACCCGGCGACAGTTTTACCTACGAGTTTGATGCGGAGCCATTCGGTCTGCATCTCTATCATTGTCATGTCTTTCCGCTGGCGCGCCATATTGCCAAGGGTTTATATGGCACGTTCATTGTGGATCCCAAGGAAGGTCGCTCACCCGTGGATCGTGAAATGGTCATGGTCATGAGCGGCTTCGATGTGGATTTCGATGATGTCAACGATTTCTATGCCGTCAATGCCATTCCCTTTTACTATCAGAATCATCCGATCCAGATCAAAGTCGGCGAGAAGATCCGCATCTATCTTGTGAACATCCTGGAATTTGATCTGCTCAATTCCTTCCACCTGCATGCCAATTTCTTCCATTACTACCCAACAGGTACCAGCCTGACCCCCTCCGAGTTCACGGACACGATCATTCAAGGTCAAGCCCAACGCGGGATACTGGAGTTCTCATACAAATATCCCGGCATGTACATGTTTCATGCTCACGTAACCGAATTTGCCGAATTGGGCTGGAACGGCATGTTCGAAGTAACCGAATAG